The genomic interval aataattaatattactttttatttaaggttatttttttAGAGATCTTTTGATTCGTGTTTATACATGTCTTTAAATACGGAAATCGGTACATGATAAGAAACCTATCTTGCCAATAGtatttttaatactattatttatttttataaaaacccTATCTTGCCCTGTTTCGATCGGTGACTTTGTGTTTGCTCATACACAAGTTTTACTAACTTTGTGATAATAATGCAAGGAGTAGTACTATAATCAATACAAAATTGACACTATTATTGTGTTGAAACAGAGCTTACTGCCATCAGAAAACtgcattaattattttgttggtATCGCAGTTTTGTTTCCTAATCCGGCAAGGCAGCAACAACCATATAAGCATGTTTTTTTCATATGTCAAATCTTAGTTGACGAATTCCTAGCTCATATCATTATCTTTTTCTGCATACATCTTAAAATGCCAAAAGACTTTATAATACTCAGTTCCTTCTATTGTACCAACTTCACCAGTACACAAatcatctctctctctctctctagtaCTTGTAGAGAATAAACTGTACAAACTAAGTTGGTACTTCTTTAATTATTGGTATGTGTTAATCATTATAAGGTTTAGGTACGGTGCGATATAAGTTGTGTCCATACGAACTGATATGTGATACCATGAATGCATATGCTTTGTTTCATCAGTTTAGTAGAAACTTGTACTGCGTATAATAAATACAGCCACAAGCAATCACTAGCCTTTGCAGGAGGGATACTGGGAGCATGAAAAAGTTGGCAAACGCGTACCCTGAACTCTGCTTTCAAATTTTCAGGTGATTCAATGATCTGACCTGAGAATGTAGGTGAGTTGCATTCATGTGCTTGATTATGAAATGTATCCAAAATGGTATACTTGTGTCTACACATCGTACAAGGGCTTAAGGGTGTGTATGTGATGCATATGGTTAGCCACGGACGTGTTTCAACATTGAACATGTTTGGTGGACAAATTATTGATTCACTTTTTTGAAATAGACATTTAATGGTTGCAGTGTCTAGTGCTTTTCTTAATTTTTGCTTGCTACAATTAATCTTTTTAGGTCTTTCCAGTGTGCCGCTTTATGTGCGTGATAACGGCATTTGATTGCGGATGGGGAAGGACTAAAATATGGTTTGGTCAGGTCATGTAAACTTCGTTTGATGGGGAGATGAAACTAACAGAGATTGACTTGGGTGTAATAAAATAGAGAAATGATGATTAAAGTTGAGAAGGGTGAAAGGTACTGCAAAGAAATTGTAAACTTAATCTCACTAAAATCATGAAAACATCTTTAAACTTGTCTACGTGAAATTTCACAATAGACATTGAGGTTAAGGCAAAACCTCAGTCATGATCGATCAGGGACCACCGATACTAGATATTGGTCATATCAATCACATTAGTCTCTCGAAAAGGTCTGTAGTCATCAATCTGTCGTTTACAATGTTACTAACTAACATGTCGGTCACTAAATTTCAATCGACAAATTTGAGAACTTACTTTATAGTCAATCTTTTTCGACTATTTGTGTCTTTTTCTCCCTGCAGTTCGCAACAAGTTACTAAAAGAACAAAATAGATGGAGTGAGTGACTACAAGATTATCTGTGAGAGTATATGTAATGAGAGTTGGTTCTATATAAGAAATTGATGTACAAGTTTTTATATAAACAGCAGTTCTTAAGAATTGTGATATTGTGGAATCTTTCAAAAGTGAGATGACAAATTTGAGGAGGGTGGTATTGCAGCATTGCATACAACTTTATTTTATCCCAAAGGTTACAGTTTGAGGACAACGCGGCTTTTACCCGAAATATGTCGAATCATGATCATCGGCACACTTTGTCTCCTTCGCATTGGGCAAATGAATAGGTGTGGTCCAAGGGCACCACCAGTGAAATTGGTATGAAACCAACTAAATCATGTGCCACATTGAGATTGCATAAGGCTGGCATAGTTTCCCAATCAAATAGGCAAATGATTTTGGGGAATATTAGCCACTTTATGGTTTTCAATTAACAAATATCCCTCATATTCCACACCATGATTGAGGCACCAAATGGTAGGTAAAGGGTCAGTCCCACTCTAATCTGATAAAAGATGAGGAGTGGGTATGGCCTTGCCCCCACACCATCCACTGATCATTCAAAACCAAACCCAACATCGCACTGCTTTAGAATCTCCACTTTATATAATACTCTCTTCAAACCATAAGAGAAAACTTATCGTCAACCCCACTGTATTGCCTCAGTCATTCTCACCCTCTTCTTTTCTTCAATCTTTCAGTCTCCAACACCAATCACATGCCATCCAATTTTCTGGAGCTACAAGACACAACAGGAATAATGGTGAGAGGAAGGTTTGTGACAAAACTGAAACTCGTCCCAACCATAACCAACTTCAAGAAACAAGACCTAGTTCTACAAAAAAGGTTTCCAACCCCATATCATGACTACAAAGAAAACAACCTATCTGAGCTAGTGCTTGAGTTTGAGGAGGAAGAAGCCACCGTGGGGTCCAAAGAAATCACACAACTTTCGGAACAAAAGTTATCAGTGGCTGCTACTAACAACATGGCATCATGCAACAATCAATACCCATCTCTCCGTGATTTCAAAGAGTTATGTCCACCAGGGGGGAACCACTCAATCATTCTCTACACAACAAGCTTGAGAGGGATAAGGAAAACGTTTCATGACTGTAACACGATCCGTTTCTTGTTGAGGAGCTTCAGAATAATGTACCATGAGAGGGATGTATCTCTGCACTTGGAGTTCAGAGAGGAGTTGTGGAAAATCTTGGGAGGGAAAGTGATTCCTCCAAAGCTTTTCATCAGGGGAAGGTACATTGGAGGAGCTGATGAAGTGGTTGGGTTGCATGAGACGGGGTGGCTTGGGAAGTTTCTAGAAGGAGCACCAACTCACTGTAGTAATGCTCCTTGCACTGGCTGCGCCAACATGGGATTCGCTATTTGTTCCAACTGTTGTGGAAGTTGCAAAGTGTTCACTGGCAACAGGGACAGCAACGATGAATGCTTCGTTAGATGTCCTGATTGCAACGAGAATGGCCTTGTCAAATGCCTGGTTTGCTGCTAGAGATTTATCCAAACTTGGTGcgtttgttttcatttttcagTTGATATCTTTTAATTACAagcatcatttttattttcactctatattttgttttcaaaaattTGTTAAGGAAAAAGGTGTCAACAAATCTAGCTCAGTTGTTCTCACCGATTTCTTTATAAATTTGTGAAAATGAGAAGTAGAAGTAAAAATAAAGAgatgttttaataattattggcatcaattaaaaatgaaaagaaaaaacaaaccaAGGTAACCAAATAAGTTTTATATCATTCTTCTTGTactatattattgatattttttttgctCTTTAGTCTTAGTACTATATTCAGTTTATGTCATTTTTCTTTAGCCTTGTCCATCTGGTTCCTTAGAAATGGACATTGTATGAAACTCGTACTATCAGATGTAGAAACTGTGTAGTGTGACAAGTAAAGATGTCACTCGGTTATTAGTAGGTTGTACAGTGAGTTTGAATGGAAAAATTGAGTATCatgttttcagaaaaaaataataataatttgaagtCGGCAAAAGTTGAAACTAAATTTCTTAAAAGTAATaacttattaattttataagtgATTAGTATGTAGTGagaatttttttctcatttttataatattatattatttgtaaATCTCTAATTAGAAATtaacttattaatttttattcttttatgaaTTGGGAAGGTTTCGTCCTTGTCAATATTCTTGGTCTCAGTAATTTTCATTCTTAGTCTCAGTAATTTTCAGTCTTTAACTAGAGTGTGTGAAGTCCTTGCAAAAGATTTTCTAATCTCAATTGTCAACTTATTTACAGAGACGTGTTATATTTTACTGATGGGTCCAAATTGACAAATATACTacaattcatttttaatttgtgAAAATCTAAATTTTAGGTTGTTGAGATATTTTAGGTTGAGATATCTCAACGACCTAAATCCATACTTCTAATTTGTTGAGATATTTTCCACCTTAAGAGGTGCGTTTGTTTCCTAcgaagaaagagaaagatttactgTGCAAAGAAAACTATAGAAATCCACCTAataaaacacacacacaaaaaacacgtaaattgaattaattaattttaatttacttttttacccttttattttaaacttaaattattattattatttaaaatagaattataatttaaatataatcaaaattataaaaaattattattataaaaaaaataattaatcatattatatataataaattataaatataaataataataaaaataatatattttttaataatttaaaaaaatattaattaaaaaaagtaaagataaaaataaaattttatttaatatatcttttttatcaaatattaataattataaatattttaattaaaaataattataatttataaataaatatatcaaattaattttttaaccaattttaaatataaggataaatatgaaaacttaattttttatcaattaaaaaatatataatttcaatcacacccatcacatcattcacaaatttttataaattttctccacatttttcactttatttaCCTTAATCTAAACACTCTAtctttctttacactttttcTTCAAATCATCTTCAATTCACTCTTTCATTTCCACTCTATAATTCAAGATTCCTCAAGCATCATAAAACTCTTGGCCATATGTATTAAAAAAGTAGATGGATAAAAATTTAGTGATTTTGGAATATGTCACTACGAGGATTTAGGCTATGTACTACAGAATCCAaaatgaagaagagaagaaaagaaagatatgAAATTAGGTCATATGATATGGAGATAAAAGATGAATGCTATAGAGTCCATGAGATCCATCAAGTTCAGGTCCACGGCCACATGGAAGTCTAAGATCCACTAGACTTAAGAGGATTCATGACCACTTGGAATGATAAGGTCAATTACTAGAATTTTAATATTCAACTCTACTTTAAGTATGTCTCCCTTAATCACAAAGACATAAATTATCTACTTCTAAGTACGAGAgaactaaattatataaattatttagaaataaatggaataaataaaatatttttattattattttgagagTGAAATTTGTTATCATAAAGGAAAGTTTAATGTTTATAGTGATCTTTAGCATATATTTGGAAGTAATGGTGAAAGTGACAAAGAGaacaaatcaaaatataaacaGAATAGAAAATGTGAAGGATAGAGAaagaacataaataaataaaaagattataGTTTATTTGATTGACGTAATAAAAACaacattatttttatcttgatatatttaaaaaataaaaataaaaattaaaagcaatttaatataaaaattatttttaaaagtataaattatatttaaaataaattttaaatggaaataaaaatatttgtaaaatttaacaaataaaaatttatatttaaaataataatatgttgAAATGAATTACTTTAgacattattaaaaattaaattattttattttatttattgttttaattatttattgaaaaaaataaacattaataaaatactaaatcttgtatacataattttctcttcaaatcttcttaattttgtataaaaactttaaattagggatggcaaagcgagGTGGCCGTGCGGGCCAACCCGCGACCCACTAGTAAAAAACGCGAGGCGGACTAACCTTTTCAATCTGCTAACCCGCATTAGTGCGCAACCCGCGCGGGCCAGCAGCGGGGCGGGGCAAGCTGACCCGCTAAcctgcaagaaaaaaaaaattggcacTTAGCAGCAGCAAGGCAACATAAttagtttttacaaaatttcaaagaaagaaacacaacacaatcgcgtcaataatgtttatgtttaatgttttggaattatgtatttttaatgttttggaagtggaagaatagtgatatttaatatttatcttaatgtttaatgttttgatggttgactatgtttgaaaagaaagaaaaataatttaggtttgatagtaacaaaaaaatttaattttaaattttttaagaacaaaatgtaaaaaacataaatatttaatttaaaaaaaaaacacgaaCTGGTCCGCAAATCCACAGTCAACTCTTATACGGGACGGATTGAAAATTTTAACCCACAATAACTTACAGAATGGGCCAACCCAACTCGCATTTTTGCGGCGCAAGTACGGGTGGAATGCCTACTTTGTCACCCTActttaaattgaatatttttgttttgtgtgTTTATTCTATCTCactttatgtgttttttttaacttttttattagcAGTACAtcgcatttgaaaaaaaaaaaacgcaaCAGCTTATCAAATATAATTATCGgagtttatgtttttttttctttcttttctaattGCAATTCTAAGTGTCTCAATTTGACATTCTCAATTCTACAATTTTAGACAATGATACTAAttctacaaattttatatttctttaccaaataatttttttatcataaactaGGTTCTACAAAacttttttcaatattttagaCTGTAAAATTGTATATCAAGATGTGAACTTTCATATAGTTTTGTATTCAttcaattttaagttttttgaCATCAAGTTACATCAATGTTTTAgttagaataaaatttataaaatcttaGAAGAAATATAATggtcaaaaaatataaaaatatatataaaatatattaagttAAAGGTAGTTTATgctattaaagataaaattttaaacctTAAATATAATTAGGATggatataataaattaattttaatcacGTTAAATTTAAATGCGTATTTTTATATACCATTATATAAAGAATGTATATCATTTGGTAACTTTCTTtcatatcatattttttaattgaataattttatttttgaataaataaaaaataatttacttatttatttaataaaataaataattaaatagtttttatttattttaaataataactataattatttatatatgcagaatttaaatgatatcttttaattaattattcataaaataataaaattatatatatttttatcacatGTTTTCGATAGTTATTATAAGGAGAAAGAGGTGTTTGAGTATGTGTCTTTTCAACCAGATATTTCCACAAATTTCACGCTCAAACATCCAAACTTTACGTCAGTAATGCACTTCGTCTTTTTTAGGAGTTTtttcatcaaaataaaattttccaagggaaaaatatgaagaaaaaagaattaactcctttaaattaaaattaatttatataaattaaaataaaattatacccAAACTCAtcttaatttagaaaaaaaaaatattttttccttaaaagTCCTTTTACAAAATTTACTCCAAATTTCACTTTCTcgtttaaaagaaaaaaaatagataaaacatAATGAAACAACTAATGCAGCTCTTTGGCTCATATTATCAAATTTTGCCTCAAATAAACTATGAATTATTTATCTTTTGGAACTTAAGAACGCAAAGTCAAATTAACTTATGTAATTACCACaactttgatttttctttttttatctttaattatcaGTTTTAGTTTTTGGTCAACGTCTTAGTCTCAAACAAGTATTACGATTATACTCTTGTGCTTAAAATAATAGTGATTAAGTTCTCAAATGGCCGTTatcatttttcttaaaacatacaTCTATTTATACCACAAACAATTAATCTAGTTCTAAGTATGTCTAATATATCTTTAATCATGACTTATCCcatattttatcaaaaaaaatgATACCGAAAGTTGATCTGAGTAAGACATGTAGATAAATAAGTTTGACTTGCTTGTATAATTATGAGTTTGTGAACATGCGActtacataaatttttaaaaataaaatatatccaaaaaatatttttaattttgaatctcaaatttaagtatttaataaaaagtaGGATATAcccaaaatataataattataagataaaattaaagattattaaATTACTATTGAGTACAACAAGTAAATAAGAAAgcatattagaaaaaaaaatatattaaatgaacaatgaaataaaatatagatttatatttataaatatataatattgataaaataatgaaaaaaatagttaatcaCATTTAACATACAAATAATACTATTTTTCAAGAGGCTGAAGGGAAATGATTCCCCCCAAACTTTTCTTGTAAgttttttaaagtaaatatatgtaaattaaattatattttactactggaaattttatttcaaatttttgactttttcaaaattaaatattgtgaaaaaggATTATAAGCTAAATTCCTAAAAATAGATTATTTAAGAGAAATAACCTCATTTTAGATTTTAGATGACAAAGTATTAATATTCTTCTAATATGGATGTTAAGATAAATGTAGATAAAAGTTGGTATTAGAAATAAGAAACATGAACTTTAGAGATATTGTTCTTAACACACATATGAAAATGAATTCATAAATTTTCATGCTTTGATACTGAAGGAATTCATATTCATAGTTTAGCCTAGTTTTAGAAATTTTAGTTATGAATATCAACACCTTTTAATGACAAAGTCTACCAATGAGAGACTCAAAAATAGGATTGCATGCATATACAATcactaataaaaaaactatgacgttaaaagaagaaaaataataagtttttaaaatagataaattttatCATACACATTTTAACTAATTAGAATTGGAGTCAAAATAAGTcgtcctaattttttttttaatgaagtgTTGGATAATGAATTATTGcttatttagatttttattttattttatttccctTGTATAAAAAAAGTCAATAAAAGGTACTATTAACTTAACTTAAGTGCGGTTACATATAAaaggaaatataaaatattacttagTTTCTCTTTTCTCAGTTTCtcctctttcattttttttatttactgtAAAATTATCCGACCATTAAATGACTAttatatactaaaataaataatatattaataaaaatatattttatacaatatttatttatagtgttaatacttgattatttatttataaatcatATTAACTTGAAACAATATTACTTGTTTATCAGATTTATAATATATCATTATCGCgtatctctttattttttttattattgtaatcAATTTATTTGTTTAGTCGATTTTTACATCAATTATGTGGTTCATTCAGTTTTAAGtacacaaataattaataaatattattctttatatcaatttaatctttaaatatgttaacaGAAAACTGCACTACttttgaaatttcaaattaaaatagttgAGATGTAAatgcaatatttttattttatttaaaagtgtAACAACCGTTTTGAGCTTGAGTTGAATATAGTGTGTTTCACTCTTCTTTTATCTTCCCGTAAAAAATCTTAACAGATTAATGgatttatcaattaatattaagattaattttatttttgtttgggAGGGCGAAAAATTAGAATTGTGTGATTGTTGTTTTAAAACGTGATAATGGTGAGTTCGAGGGACCGCAAAGGAGTTAAAGGGAGCGCAATTCTATGACCCGTTTTTCCGAGAGGCTCCGTTTGCGCTGGTTGTTTCCGAAACCGACCCGTTTTCTCGCTCTTGTTTCTCTCTCCACTCTCCATCATCTCTGCAAGTCTCTCGTTCGCTTCCTACTCTACCAAACCCTACCTTTCCTCGCTATGGACAACTTCTTCTCCGACTACCTTTCCGACGACTTCGATTCCTCCCCTTACCGTTCCCACCGCCGCTTCCTCCACGACCACGACCACGATTTCGCCCACGAGAGGGTCTACCTCCTCCCCTACAGGTACCACCCGCACTCAATAATtcctttcattttttgtttcatGGACCAAAAATGTCTTTCGGATTCTCTCAATTGCTTGCATTGGAATGTATTTTGTTCTTTCCTGTGGGaatttgattttgttgtttTGGCGGAGTGAAGGTGGTTGGTGGAAGCGGAAGGTGAAGCTGATCGGAGAGAGGGTGTGCTTTATACGGTGAGTTGTAATTCCGATTCCGACTCCGAGATTTTGCTTCATCTGAGGAAGGAGGAGGAGCGTCACAAGATTGGGGTTTCTAGTCGTCAGTATGCGTTGGTTCCCGAGGGAGTTTGGTTGCGAACACTCAAACGGTGAGTTACCGTAATGGTGCGGTTTTTACTTGGAGGTGCTGTTTTTATTAAGATTAAGCGATGTTTTGATGTGTTTATAGGGATTGtgttttttgtgtgtgtgttttagGCATGGTGTCTATTTTTGTACTATTTGCTTATTCATTCGTTTTTTGGATTGGAAGTTGGCTAATGGAATAGTCTAGATAATTGTCTGTTTGTGGTATTATTGAGGAAGTCCATCGGGGTGTTGGTGTGACTGTGCCACCATTCTCATATTATTGCAATTTCAGCTCTAAGATGCAGTCTCCATCCATAAGGCCAAAATGTGTATTCCCAGGCTGTACCCACTATATTAAGGTTTCATTAGAGACCTTAGTTGAAATAACATCAGGCCTGTCTGATATTAAGTCAAGTCTAGGAGCTGCAAAGACATAATAGTTCACAATCACATCCTTCACCTGCTCTTGCTTCTGAAGCTGGTAAGCAAATACTAAGAGCCTGAAAAATTCAAGTGGTGGATAATTATTTAAAGATCAGACGGTGATGCTTATAAATGTTCTTCTAATACAACCTGTTGTGGGTGCAGTTAATGAGTTGTGGAGCAATAAGGTACCCTGTTTGTTAGGAGTATCCCGCTTCGTGTGCTTGTCTTTCTTTAGTGCCAGAGTGACAATAAATGCACCAGCCATCTGGTTGTATTAAGAATGGGAAGCTACGTCCTTTTATGCCATTTATTCTGGCCCCTTCCCTCTCATTGTGTCTGTGTTGCCACAATTCACTTTTCTGGATCATTCTATGCGTAATTATAGAAATTCAACATTGATATGTATTTTGTTGCTGCTTTTCCGCTGGCAAAATGATTTTACAGCAGTGAACAATATTATAAGTCTTCTACTGAATAATGTTCTTCCGCCAGATTATTTCCATTTCAAGCTAGAAAACATTTCTAGATGGTTCTTACAAGAACATATGACATAAAGATGCATAAAATTGGTTCATCGTTTATCTCACTCTTTTTGTAGGTATAATGATTTTAATAATGCAGCGAAAGATGTTGGAAGCCTCTCCAATGCAGAGGATTGTTTGCCTGAATTGTTCCCCTTGCAAATTAAGATATTTGTTTCATGGGAAACCAGTTCACTGGTGGCAAAAATAAGCCAAAAGGTTTAATTAATGACTTTCCTTCTGTTTGAAttgtattttctattttatttaaagtaGATTTTTACAATCAGTAATTGATAATAGGTGGCATGATTTCAGGAAAATGTGGCTGACTTCTATGAGAAAGCATGTGACATTTTCAATTCTGCATATATCCCCGTGAGTTAGTCATCTAttgattttattgttttatagttttttatatgatatatGGTATTATATAACTCTATTTTATTGATGTTGCAGGTGCATATTTGGGACTTTTCAGGGCAGACGACACAGTTTTTTGTGAATGACAAATCAAGATTGCCAAATGATTCTTCTGGTCAATCTGTAAAAGAGGTAGTTGGTGGTCCATCTTTTTTCTTCCGTGTATTCTTTTGATAGAAGTTTGTTAAAGAAATTTCAATTTTGCTGTGGTCTAGCAAGGAAATAAATGTTTGATAACCAATTGGGGAATATTGAAATCAATCTTTATGTACTtgataaattcaaattttattcacATTTGTTTTTAATCTATATATTCTATTGTTTAGTTATGAAGTTTGAAAGTACCAGTTACGGATATTCTGTCTGTTTATAGCATTTCAGCTGCTTCATGTCTATTCAGGTTGCTTTGGAGTTACAAGTACATGGACTTCCAGATTCTATGGGGGGCAATGGGATGATTTTCGATAAGTCTCAGATAGAATGTTCACGCAGTGGTTCTGTTTCAATGAATGGAAGCACTGACAATGTGCCCCCCTGCATAACAGCCAACTGTTTTCGAGGTAGTAGTTGTAGAGCAATTCGATCTTTGGGCTTGACAGGATTACAAAATCTTGGAAATACATGTTTTATGAATAGTGCTATTCAATGTCTGGCTCACACCCCAAAGCTCGTTGATTTTTTCCTTGGAGATTATCATAAAGAGATTAATTATGAAAATCCGTTGGGAATGAATGTAAGCTGTTTATGTTCTGTTTTTAAGTCGTAGTCTCATTTGTAAACAGAATTTTCTTgcaatattttagttaatttacgttgtttatttttctctttctttctgtgAGATTGTTTCAGGGAGAACTAGCCCTAGCTTTTGGAGACTTGCTTAGAAAGCTGTGGGTTCCTAGAGCTATGCCCATTGCACCAAGAACGTTCAAGATGAAACTGGCTAATTTTGCTCCTCAGTTTAGTGGTTATAGCCAGCATGACTCTCAAGTATAccttcatctttttcttcttataatagtagtagtagtaataatattattgtatattatttttgtttatttattactataatagtagtagtagtaatattatattttttattaatgaaaaaatgtGTTAAAACAGTTGTAGTTTCCAT from Phaseolus vulgaris cultivar G19833 chromosome 1, P. vulgaris v2.0, whole genome shotgun sequence carries:
- the LOC137814645 gene encoding uncharacterized protein At5g39865, which produces MPSNFLELQDTTGIMVRGRFVTKLKLVPTITNFKKQDLVLQKRFPTPYHDYKENNLSELVLEFEEEEATVGSKEITQLSEQKLSVAATNNMASCNNQYPSLRDFKELCPPGGNHSIILYTTSLRGIRKTFHDCNTIRFLLRSFRIMYHERDVSLHLEFREELWKILGGKVIPPKLFIRGRYIGGADEVVGLHETGWLGKFLEGAPTHCSNAPCTGCANMGFAICSNCCGSCKVFTGNRDSNDECFVRCPDCNENGLVKCLVCC